From a single Arthrobacter sp. SLBN-112 genomic region:
- a CDS encoding ABC transporter permease — protein MPSNPTPLAEAPSEPETRHIHAALTRTSTGHEDLRELESGLDSLQSDADRKHRIEWSRILLPVAALVVLVLVWQFYVSLGVKRRDLVPGPLDVVAQMGVLWSDGKLQESVWTSLQRGLVGFLISVAIATPVGLLLAQVAPLRRAFGPLISGLQVLPSVAWVPAAIIWFGLTDATVYFVVFMGAIPSIINGLISGVDQIPPQYRRMGTVLGASRLQMALQVILPAALPGYLGGLKQGWAFSWRSLMAAEIIAVGGTIGFGLGSLLDQGRVLSDMTVVMAAILLILGVGILIELLVFGPIEKRLLRRRGLLAGSTR, from the coding sequence ATGCCAAGTAACCCCACTCCGCTCGCCGAAGCCCCGTCCGAACCTGAGACCCGGCACATCCACGCCGCTCTGACTCGTACGTCCACCGGCCACGAGGACCTCCGGGAACTTGAATCCGGCCTCGACTCCCTGCAGTCCGACGCCGACCGCAAACACCGGATCGAGTGGAGCCGCATCCTGCTGCCCGTGGCCGCGCTGGTGGTCCTGGTGCTCGTGTGGCAGTTCTATGTGTCCCTGGGCGTCAAGCGGCGCGACCTGGTGCCCGGGCCGCTGGACGTGGTGGCCCAGATGGGCGTGCTGTGGAGTGACGGCAAGCTCCAGGAATCGGTGTGGACATCCCTGCAGCGCGGCCTGGTGGGCTTCCTGATTTCGGTAGCCATCGCCACGCCGGTAGGCCTGCTGCTGGCCCAGGTTGCACCGCTGCGGCGCGCGTTTGGGCCCCTGATTTCGGGCCTGCAGGTCCTGCCCTCGGTAGCCTGGGTTCCGGCCGCGATCATCTGGTTCGGACTGACCGACGCCACCGTGTACTTCGTGGTGTTCATGGGCGCCATCCCGTCCATCATCAACGGGCTCATCTCCGGCGTGGACCAGATCCCGCCGCAGTACCGCCGCATGGGGACTGTGCTGGGTGCCTCCCGGCTGCAGATGGCCTTGCAGGTGATCCTCCCCGCCGCGCTGCCCGGCTACCTGGGCGGACTCAAGCAGGGCTGGGCCTTCTCCTGGCGCTCCCTCATGGCGGCCGAAATCATCGCCGTGGGAGGCACCATCGGCTTCGGTCTGGGCTCGCTGCTGGACCAGGGCCGCGTCCTGTCGGACATGACCGTGGTGATGGCGGCCATCCTCCTGATCCTCGGCGTCGGAATCCTGATCGAGCTGCTGGTCTTCGGGCCCATCGAGAAGCGACTTTTGCGCCGCCGCGGCCTCCTGGCCGGCAGCACCCGCTGA
- a CDS encoding TetR/AcrR family transcriptional regulator has translation MKSVSRPYADSGRSSQKRRTMDALVAAARTLVAAGRTPTVDEAAQAAGVARSTAYRYFPGQRELLAAAHPETARTSMLPDTPPQDAAGRLDAVVVEFTRMILETEAQQRTMLRLSLESADGPDRSLPLRQGRAIGWLTEALMPLRGELADEQIHKLVLAIRSAIGIEALVWLTDVGGLGREEAIESMRWTANALLVKAQAEGLWG, from the coding sequence ATGAAGAGCGTGTCAAGACCCTATGCGGACAGCGGGCGCAGCAGCCAGAAGCGCCGCACCATGGATGCGCTCGTGGCGGCGGCCAGGACCCTTGTTGCCGCCGGCAGGACGCCCACGGTGGACGAGGCCGCGCAGGCGGCCGGAGTTGCCCGGAGTACTGCCTACCGCTATTTCCCCGGCCAGCGGGAACTGCTCGCCGCGGCGCATCCCGAGACTGCACGGACCTCGATGCTCCCGGACACTCCGCCCCAGGATGCTGCCGGGCGGCTCGATGCGGTGGTGGTGGAGTTCACCCGCATGATCCTGGAAACCGAGGCGCAGCAGCGGACCATGCTGCGCTTGTCGCTTGAGTCCGCAGACGGTCCCGACCGGAGCCTGCCGCTGCGCCAGGGACGCGCCATTGGCTGGCTAACGGAGGCGCTGATGCCGCTGCGGGGGGAACTGGCCGATGAGCAGATCCACAAACTGGTGCTGGCCATCCGCAGTGCCATCGGCATTGAAGCCCTGGTCTGGCTCACGGACGTGGGCGGGTTGGGCCGGGAGGAGGCCATCGAATCGATGCGGTGGACCGCCAACGCTTTGCTGGTCAAGGCGCAGGCAGAGGGCCTGTGGGGTTGA
- the cobA gene encoding uroporphyrinogen-III C-methyltransferase, producing the protein MAIQDIYPTALRLLGRPVLVVGGGPVAARRAKGLLDAGAVVTVVAPVASPALQELAGAGLLTWEARPYVSSDVDGVWFVQTATGDSAVDAQVSADAEAQRVWCVNASNHEASAAWTPAVAEVDDVKIAINAGGDPRRAMAVRDAVATALETGDLPLRRRRAHAGSVALVGGGPGDTGLITVRGRRLLGQADVVVADRLGPRELLNELAPDVRIIEVGKTPGHHPVPQAEINRILVEEALKGHRVVRLKGGDPYVLGRGGEEAEYCRQHGVEVEVVSGVTSAISVPAAAGIPVTHRGLAKGFSVVTGHEELSEVPARADHTIVLLMGVGQLRESASALGEAGLPQDTPVGIVENGYLPDQRVTIGTLGSIADQAQAAGVANPAVIVIGDVVRVSPFAPSHFKTADYSTTTPNSPRKTVLTT; encoded by the coding sequence ATGGCAATTCAGGATATTTACCCCACGGCGCTGCGGCTGCTCGGCCGCCCGGTGCTGGTGGTGGGCGGCGGCCCCGTTGCTGCGCGCCGCGCCAAAGGGCTGCTCGACGCCGGTGCCGTGGTCACCGTCGTCGCTCCGGTTGCCTCGCCCGCGCTCCAGGAGTTGGCCGGCGCCGGCCTGCTCACCTGGGAAGCGCGCCCCTACGTTTCCAGCGATGTCGACGGCGTATGGTTCGTCCAGACCGCCACCGGCGATTCCGCCGTGGACGCCCAAGTATCGGCCGACGCCGAGGCGCAGCGGGTTTGGTGCGTCAACGCCTCCAACCATGAAGCTTCTGCTGCCTGGACCCCCGCGGTGGCAGAGGTGGACGACGTCAAGATTGCCATCAACGCCGGTGGAGATCCCCGCCGCGCCATGGCCGTCCGGGACGCAGTGGCCACCGCCCTTGAAACCGGCGACCTTCCACTGCGCCGGCGCCGCGCCCACGCGGGCAGCGTCGCGTTGGTGGGCGGCGGTCCCGGCGACACCGGCCTCATCACCGTCCGCGGCCGCAGGCTCCTGGGCCAGGCCGACGTCGTGGTGGCGGACCGCCTGGGCCCGCGCGAACTCCTGAACGAACTCGCCCCCGACGTGCGGATCATCGAAGTCGGCAAGACGCCAGGCCACCACCCGGTCCCGCAGGCGGAGATCAACCGGATCCTCGTCGAGGAAGCCCTGAAAGGCCACCGCGTGGTCCGGCTCAAGGGCGGCGACCCCTACGTGCTGGGCCGCGGCGGCGAGGAAGCCGAATATTGCCGGCAGCACGGCGTCGAGGTTGAAGTGGTTTCCGGAGTCACCTCCGCCATCTCGGTGCCCGCAGCGGCCGGCATTCCCGTCACCCACCGCGGCCTGGCCAAGGGCTTCAGTGTGGTGACCGGCCACGAGGAACTCTCCGAGGTTCCTGCCCGCGCGGACCACACGATCGTCCTGCTCATGGGCGTTGGCCAGCTGCGCGAATCCGCGTCCGCGCTGGGCGAAGCCGGCCTGCCCCAGGACACCCCTGTTGGTATCGTGGAAAACGGCTATTTGCCGGACCAGCGCGTCACGATTGGCACGCTCGGTTCCATCGCCGACCAGGCCCAGGCGGCCGGCGTCGCAAATCCTGCCGTGATTGTCATCGGTGACGTGGTGCGCGTGAGCCCGTTCGCGCCGTCGCACTTCAAAACCGCTGACTACAGCACCACCACCCCGAACAGCCCCCGCAAGACCGTCCTCACCACCTGA
- a CDS encoding ABC transporter ATP-binding protein, which yields MPVVLEHLGKRFGDGAPVLDDVNANIRQGEFVALLGASGCGKSTLLNIIAGLEAPTSGALEVPSDGAAFMFQDAALFPWLTARENIELALKLRGVAKAERRAKAQELLELVHLGTAGDKRPHELSGGMRQRVSLARSLAQDRQLLLMDEPFAALDAITRDLLHDELERIWKETGRTIVFVTHNVREAVRLGQRVLLLSSRPGRVVQEWAVTEEHRTDAGLAGQLTGVITARLREEIRRHAK from the coding sequence ATGCCAGTCGTACTGGAACACCTGGGCAAGCGCTTCGGCGACGGCGCCCCGGTACTGGACGACGTCAACGCCAACATCAGGCAGGGCGAGTTCGTTGCCCTCCTCGGTGCCTCCGGCTGCGGCAAGTCCACCCTCCTGAACATCATCGCGGGACTGGAGGCGCCGACGTCGGGCGCCCTGGAAGTCCCCAGCGACGGCGCCGCCTTCATGTTCCAGGACGCCGCCCTGTTCCCGTGGCTGACCGCCCGGGAGAACATCGAACTGGCCCTGAAACTGCGCGGTGTTGCCAAGGCCGAACGCCGTGCCAAGGCGCAGGAACTCCTGGAACTGGTCCACCTGGGCACGGCGGGGGACAAGCGCCCGCACGAGCTCTCGGGCGGCATGCGGCAGCGTGTCTCGCTGGCCCGGTCGCTGGCCCAGGACCGGCAGCTTCTGCTCATGGACGAGCCGTTCGCGGCGCTGGACGCCATCACCCGCGACCTGCTGCACGACGAACTGGAACGCATCTGGAAGGAAACCGGGCGCACCATCGTCTTCGTCACCCACAACGTCCGCGAGGCCGTCCGGCTGGGCCAGCGCGTGCTGCTGCTGTCCTCCCGGCCCGGCCGCGTGGTCCAGGAATGGGCCGTCACCGAGGAACACCGAACCGACGCCGGGCTCGCCGGTCAGCTGACCGGGGTCATCACCGCCCGGCTGCGGGAGGAGATTCGCCGCCATGCCAAGTAA
- a CDS encoding cupin domain-containing protein — METKNASSSLVRQPGEGPRRWFYGGGVHTWKAREEETAGAFLLFEDEMALNKVTPLHAHPDSDETLYVLAGEILVNLDGTEHRIAAGGLVMAPRGLPHAFKVLQEGTRILCLQTPGSAQSFYDGASEPLSDSDAPNGSGLVDFGRIRASGEAHGGIEIIGPPPFA, encoded by the coding sequence ATGGAAACGAAAAATGCGTCATCATCCCTGGTCCGTCAGCCCGGCGAAGGACCACGACGCTGGTTCTACGGCGGCGGAGTGCACACCTGGAAGGCCAGGGAGGAGGAGACGGCCGGCGCGTTCCTGCTCTTCGAGGACGAGATGGCCTTGAACAAGGTCACCCCGCTCCACGCCCACCCGGATTCGGATGAAACCCTCTACGTTCTGGCCGGTGAGATCCTGGTAAACCTGGACGGCACGGAGCACCGCATCGCGGCCGGGGGCCTGGTCATGGCGCCACGGGGCCTTCCCCACGCCTTCAAGGTGCTGCAGGAGGGCACCCGGATACTGTGCCTGCAGACGCCCGGCAGTGCCCAGTCCTTCTACGACGGCGCCAGCGAACCACTGTCCGATTCTGATGCCCCAAACGGTTCCGGCCTGGTGGACTTCGGCCGGATTCGGGCGTCCGGCGAGGCCCACGGCGGGATCGAGATCATTGGGCCGCCGCCCTTCGCATAG
- a CDS encoding SRPBCC family protein, with amino-acid sequence MSTVSQLFTSPAADVWRVIADGWLYSGWVVGASRIRDVDAEWPQQDARLHHSVGAWPLVIDDSTRVTAVEPGRSLELVARGWPMGEAKVEITVEDRGDQCLVTIAEDAIRGPGKLMPKFLRDPLISVRNRETLRRLELMAVGGAGKQKP; translated from the coding sequence ATGTCCACCGTCTCGCAGCTGTTCACCTCCCCCGCGGCCGACGTCTGGCGGGTCATCGCAGACGGCTGGCTCTATTCCGGCTGGGTGGTGGGCGCGTCACGGATCAGGGACGTGGACGCCGAATGGCCGCAACAGGACGCCCGGCTGCACCACTCGGTGGGCGCCTGGCCGCTGGTGATCGACGACAGCACGCGCGTTACCGCCGTCGAGCCGGGCCGCTCGCTGGAACTCGTGGCGCGCGGCTGGCCGATGGGTGAGGCGAAGGTGGAGATCACGGTGGAGGACCGCGGCGACCAGTGCCTGGTGACCATCGCCGAGGACGCCATCCGCGGGCCCGGCAAGCTGATGCCGAAGTTCCTGCGGGATCCGCTGATTTCAGTGCGGAACCGGGAGACCCTGCGGCGCCTGGAGCTGATGGCCGTTGGCGGCGCCGGCAAACAGAAGCCCTGA
- a CDS encoding AI-2E family transporter: MARLTRLNEQELGNESPRAARAADVEAGARPADGAPAQAGQQGGAPRQGQRLGPISKPQGSRPPGALWSDGLGKVGTRAAQILLILAVATVSVFALMQIKLLVIPALIALILAAAIGPFVNMLRRRGIPGGLATGMAFVALLVILAGVSTVIYFSVRNQWGELAAQASSGLDELEQFLLTGPIPIEQEQLNQARESVVQFATSSQVRSGAVTGLSVVTEFIAGASLMVVILFFFLKDGAKIWDFFLRPFSGQREAKLRRSGRRTLEVLGGYVRGTAIVALVDTVAIGAALLIMQVPLAIPLAIIVFITAFIPLVGATIAGILAALVALVANGPVVALIVVAVVVAVNQLEGDLLQPIVMGKSLQLHALVILMALTAGTILAGIVGAVLSVPLAAVAWAIIQVWTAEDPNLKDMNPDLPPPNTQPV; this comes from the coding sequence ATGGCGCGATTAACACGCCTCAATGAGCAGGAACTGGGCAACGAGTCCCCCCGGGCGGCGCGGGCCGCCGATGTGGAGGCCGGCGCGAGGCCGGCTGACGGTGCACCCGCTCAAGCGGGGCAGCAAGGCGGCGCACCCCGCCAGGGGCAGCGCCTCGGCCCGATCAGCAAACCGCAGGGGTCCCGGCCGCCGGGCGCACTGTGGTCCGACGGCCTGGGCAAGGTGGGCACCCGTGCGGCCCAGATCCTGCTGATCCTGGCTGTCGCCACCGTATCCGTCTTCGCGCTGATGCAGATCAAGCTCCTGGTGATCCCGGCCCTGATTGCCCTGATCCTGGCCGCAGCAATCGGCCCGTTCGTGAACATGCTCCGCCGGCGAGGGATACCGGGGGGCCTGGCCACCGGCATGGCATTCGTGGCGCTGCTGGTGATCCTGGCCGGCGTGTCCACCGTCATCTACTTCTCAGTGCGGAACCAGTGGGGCGAACTGGCGGCACAGGCTTCCTCCGGCCTGGACGAGCTGGAGCAGTTCCTGCTGACGGGGCCAATCCCCATTGAACAGGAGCAGCTCAACCAGGCACGGGAGTCGGTGGTGCAGTTCGCCACCAGCAGCCAGGTTCGCTCCGGCGCGGTCACCGGACTGTCTGTGGTGACCGAGTTCATTGCCGGGGCCAGCCTCATGGTGGTCATCCTGTTCTTCTTCCTCAAGGACGGCGCCAAAATCTGGGACTTCTTCCTCCGCCCCTTTTCAGGCCAGCGTGAAGCCAAGCTGCGCCGCTCGGGCCGCCGCACCCTTGAGGTCCTGGGCGGCTATGTCCGGGGCACCGCAATCGTTGCCCTGGTGGATACCGTGGCCATCGGGGCGGCCCTGCTGATCATGCAGGTGCCGCTGGCCATTCCACTGGCCATCATCGTCTTCATTACCGCCTTCATCCCGCTCGTGGGCGCAACCATCGCCGGCATCCTTGCCGCCCTGGTGGCGCTCGTGGCGAACGGCCCGGTGGTGGCCCTCATCGTGGTGGCCGTCGTCGTGGCGGTGAACCAGCTGGAGGGCGACCTCCTGCAGCCGATCGTCATGGGCAAGTCCCTCCAGCTTCACGCCCTGGTGATCCTCATGGCCTTGACTGCCGGCACCATCCTGGCCGGGATCGTGGGTGCGGTCCTGTCCGTCCCGCTGGCGGCCGTGGCCTGGGCGATCATCCAGGTGTGGACGGCGGAAGACCCCAACCTGAAGGACATGAACCCGGACCTGCCGCCGCCCAATACCCAACCGGTGTAG
- a CDS encoding MFS transporter encodes MPATPPSSPPLATQAAAAGPSAPATGTMPAKPRSAVVFGVIGLVLIGLNLRAGITGASALLHDLQAVLGYGALVAAIIPSIPTLCFAVAGAATSWLTGRVGVEKAILLSLALLAGGLLLRGIPATGMLVAGSVVGMSGLAICNVAMPSFIREHFASRTSLMTAVYTVTMTTGGTLTSVAVVPLAHALGSPSAAVGAVGIAAVAAFLGFLPVALHAHRNTVRSTAGHVSPWPLLRTRKGQLLTAIFTLQALLAYALLSWFPYMLTTMGMSASDSGLMFGLMQLVSVPAGMVLIAIGSRPGMLRPAFYLVSITMAVGILALLFLPVGLAAIPAVLLGFGLGIFPLVMVMISRSGTSTSETTALSTLAQSSGYLLATAGPFGMGLLHSATGGWILPLALLLALALVQIVVSHLITGRAMSGKTAGTAQGAVPAGTGDGRK; translated from the coding sequence GCCACTCCCCCCTCTTCGCCACCTTTAGCCACCCAGGCAGCCGCGGCCGGCCCAAGCGCTCCCGCAACCGGGACGATGCCTGCCAAGCCGCGCTCCGCCGTCGTGTTCGGCGTGATCGGCCTGGTGCTGATTGGGCTCAATCTTCGGGCGGGCATCACCGGGGCGTCCGCCCTGCTGCACGATCTCCAGGCGGTGCTGGGTTACGGGGCGCTGGTAGCGGCCATCATTCCGTCCATCCCCACGCTCTGCTTCGCGGTGGCGGGCGCCGCCACTTCCTGGCTCACCGGCAGGGTGGGGGTGGAGAAGGCGATCCTGCTGTCCCTGGCCCTGCTGGCCGGCGGCCTGCTGCTGCGCGGCATCCCCGCCACCGGCATGCTCGTGGCCGGCAGCGTGGTGGGCATGTCCGGCCTGGCAATCTGCAACGTGGCCATGCCGTCCTTCATCCGCGAACACTTCGCCTCGCGCACCTCGCTCATGACCGCCGTCTACACGGTGACCATGACCACCGGCGGCACGCTCACCTCCGTCGCGGTGGTGCCGCTGGCCCACGCCCTGGGGTCTCCTTCGGCCGCGGTGGGCGCCGTGGGCATCGCCGCGGTGGCGGCCTTCCTGGGTTTCCTGCCCGTGGCGTTGCACGCCCACCGGAATACCGTCCGAAGCACCGCCGGCCACGTCTCCCCCTGGCCGCTGCTGCGGACCCGCAAAGGCCAGCTCCTCACCGCGATCTTCACGCTGCAGGCCCTTCTCGCCTATGCCCTGCTGAGCTGGTTCCCGTACATGCTCACCACCATGGGGATGAGCGCCTCGGACAGCGGGCTGATGTTCGGGCTCATGCAGCTGGTCTCCGTGCCGGCCGGCATGGTGCTGATCGCCATCGGCTCCCGCCCCGGGATGCTGCGTCCGGCGTTCTACCTGGTGAGCATCACCATGGCCGTGGGCATCCTGGCGCTCCTGTTCCTGCCCGTGGGCCTGGCGGCCATCCCCGCCGTCCTGCTGGGCTTTGGTTTGGGCATCTTCCCGCTGGTGATGGTCATGATCAGCCGCAGCGGCACCAGCACCTCCGAAACCACTGCGCTGTCCACGCTGGCCCAGTCCTCGGGGTACCTGCTGGCCACGGCGGGTCCGTTCGGCATGGGACTGCTGCACAGCGCCACCGGCGGCTGGATCCTGCCGCTGGCCCTGCTGCTGGCGCTGGCCCTGGTCCAGATCGTGGTGTCCCACCTGATTACCGGCCGCGCAATGTCCGGCAAGACCGCAGGCACTGCCCAGGGCGCTGTTCCGGCCGGCACTGGGGACGGAAGGAAGTAG
- a CDS encoding FAD-dependent oxidoreductase, with product MSSSTPVGTAARPLRVAVVGSGPAGVYAADILTKSEAVKSGELTVSIDLFDRYPAPYGLIRYGVAPDHPRIKGIVNALHKVLDRGDIRFFGNVDYGTDLTIEDLRTHYDAVIFATGAIKDADLNIPGIELEGSFGGADFVSWYDGHPDVPREWPLEAKEIAVIGNGNVALDVARVLSKHADDLLTTEIPDNVYAGLKASPVTDVHVFGRRGPAQVKFTPLELRELSHSKDVDIILYPEDFEFDEESDRQIQTNNQTKTMVGTLTNWIAEQPEDLSELKASRRLHLHFLHSPVEIYDDAETPGKVAGIKFERTELDGTGNARGTGEYVDYPVQAVYRAIGYFGSALPDVEFDHKKGVVVNDGGRVLDVDGQHVPGIYATGWIKRGPVGLIGHTKGDALETVTYLLEDRENLPVASAPEEDAVVELLDARGVKFTSWEGWLALDAHELALGAAATEAGGSHGVEVKRERVKVVPREDMVDISRDGVAAQV from the coding sequence GTGTCATCCAGCACTCCCGTAGGAACAGCTGCGCGTCCGCTTCGCGTCGCCGTCGTGGGCTCCGGCCCGGCCGGCGTCTACGCCGCGGACATCCTCACCAAGAGCGAAGCCGTCAAAAGCGGCGAGCTGACCGTCAGCATCGACCTCTTTGACCGCTACCCGGCACCCTACGGCCTGATCCGCTACGGTGTGGCTCCGGACCACCCCCGCATCAAGGGCATCGTGAACGCCCTGCACAAGGTGCTGGACCGCGGCGACATCCGCTTCTTCGGCAACGTGGACTACGGCACGGACCTCACCATCGAGGACCTCCGCACGCACTACGACGCCGTCATCTTCGCCACCGGCGCCATCAAGGACGCGGACCTGAACATCCCCGGCATCGAGCTGGAGGGCTCGTTCGGCGGCGCCGACTTCGTGTCCTGGTACGACGGCCACCCCGACGTCCCGCGCGAATGGCCGCTGGAGGCCAAGGAAATCGCGGTCATCGGCAACGGCAACGTGGCCCTGGACGTGGCCCGCGTGCTGTCCAAGCATGCAGATGACCTCCTCACCACCGAGATCCCGGACAACGTCTACGCCGGCCTGAAGGCCTCGCCCGTCACCGACGTGCACGTCTTTGGCCGCCGCGGGCCTGCCCAGGTGAAGTTCACCCCGCTGGAGCTGCGCGAGCTGTCCCACTCCAAGGACGTGGACATCATCCTGTACCCGGAGGACTTCGAGTTCGACGAGGAATCGGACCGCCAGATCCAGACGAACAACCAGACCAAGACCATGGTGGGCACCCTCACCAACTGGATCGCCGAGCAGCCCGAGGACCTCTCCGAGCTCAAGGCCTCCCGCCGCCTGCACCTGCACTTCCTGCACAGCCCCGTGGAGATCTATGACGACGCCGAGACCCCGGGCAAGGTGGCCGGCATCAAGTTCGAGCGCACCGAGCTGGACGGCACCGGCAACGCCCGCGGCACCGGCGAGTACGTGGACTACCCGGTCCAGGCCGTCTACCGCGCCATCGGCTACTTTGGTTCCGCCCTCCCGGACGTGGAGTTCGACCACAAGAAGGGCGTCGTCGTGAACGACGGCGGCCGCGTCCTGGACGTCGACGGCCAGCACGTGCCGGGCATCTACGCCACCGGCTGGATCAAGCGCGGACCGGTCGGCCTCATCGGCCACACCAAGGGCGACGCCCTGGAAACCGTGACCTACCTGCTGGAAGACCGCGAAAACCTCCCCGTCGCTTCGGCACCTGAGGAGGACGCCGTCGTCGAGCTCCTCGACGCCCGCGGCGTGAAGTTCACCAGCTGGGAAGGCTGGCTTGCCCTGGACGCGCACGAACTTGCGCTCGGCGCAGCAGCCACCGAGGCGGGCGGCTCGCACGGCGTGGAGGTCAAGCGTGAGCGCGTCAAGGTGGTCCCGCGCGAGGACATGGTGGACATCTCCCGTGACGGCGTGGCCGCGCAGGTCTAA
- a CDS encoding FadR/GntR family transcriptional regulator encodes MSLSPSVRPPLAAEITAKLRDMVHTGEWALNERIPSEPELMARLGVSRGTLREAVKALAHGGMLEVRRGDGTYVRATSEMSGAAQRMYRDHTEQHILEVRLGLDTQAARLAARNATDQDVTALRALLTSRDQAWNNGDFEAWADADWHFHEGIARASGNPLLHELYASFGTVFHQDLLKQQRRPGFNGLPRDGHETLLDAVERRDEDAAVATVNRNLNSCAEWLAE; translated from the coding sequence GTGTCCCTGAGCCCGTCAGTCCGCCCGCCACTCGCCGCCGAAATCACGGCCAAGCTGCGGGACATGGTCCACACCGGCGAGTGGGCCCTAAACGAGCGCATCCCTTCGGAGCCCGAGCTCATGGCCCGGCTTGGCGTCTCCCGCGGAACCCTCCGCGAAGCAGTCAAGGCCCTCGCCCACGGCGGCATGCTGGAGGTCCGGCGCGGGGACGGCACCTACGTGCGCGCCACCAGCGAGATGTCCGGTGCCGCGCAGCGGATGTACCGGGACCACACCGAGCAGCACATCCTGGAGGTGCGGCTGGGCCTGGATACGCAGGCTGCCCGGCTGGCGGCACGGAATGCAACGGATCAGGACGTCACCGCCCTGCGTGCCCTCCTCACCAGCCGGGACCAGGCCTGGAACAACGGTGACTTTGAGGCCTGGGCGGACGCCGACTGGCACTTCCACGAGGGCATCGCGAGGGCGTCCGGCAACCCGCTGCTGCACGAGCTCTACGCCAGCTTCGGAACAGTGTTCCACCAGGATCTCCTCAAACAGCAGCGCCGGCCCGGCTTCAACGGTCTTCCGCGGGACGGCCACGAGACGCTCCTGGATGCGGTCGAACGGCGGGACGAAGACGCTGCCGTGGCCACGGTGAACCGGAACCTGAACTCCTGCGCGGAGTGGCTGGCGGAGTAG
- a CDS encoding DUF1206 domain-containing protein, with translation MSDGDSTLSQAADAVEEASNHKALDVLARSGFAVMALLHVIIGAIAIAIAFGHPGDAEPTGAIAQLADNTWGPFVMWACVAACLGLALWQASEATLRARSLPRKERLAKLVSSGFLAIAYGSVGLTFAGFALGQRSDSGENTRDFSASLMAHPLGPWVLAALGLTVLGIGIYFMVKGFRRGFKEELFHFDGTRRGRLIDSLGVTGHIAKGVALVLTGLLFVIAAAKHNPDESTGLDGSLKALQDHPFGPALLVAIGAGFIAYGIFALVRSRFGRM, from the coding sequence ATGTCCGACGGCGATTCCACCCTCAGCCAGGCAGCGGACGCTGTCGAGGAAGCGTCCAACCACAAGGCCCTGGACGTCCTGGCCCGCAGCGGGTTCGCCGTCATGGCCCTGCTCCACGTGATCATCGGCGCCATTGCCATCGCCATCGCCTTCGGCCATCCGGGCGACGCCGAGCCCACCGGTGCCATCGCCCAGCTCGCCGACAACACGTGGGGACCATTTGTCATGTGGGCGTGCGTGGCAGCATGTCTCGGCCTTGCCCTCTGGCAGGCCAGCGAGGCCACGCTGCGCGCCCGGAGCCTCCCCCGCAAGGAACGGCTGGCCAAGCTGGTCTCCTCGGGGTTCCTGGCCATCGCCTACGGCAGCGTGGGCCTCACCTTCGCAGGCTTCGCCCTGGGCCAGCGCAGTGACTCCGGCGAGAACACCCGGGACTTCAGCGCCAGCCTGATGGCCCACCCGCTGGGGCCGTGGGTCCTCGCAGCCCTGGGCCTGACCGTCCTGGGCATCGGCATCTACTTCATGGTCAAGGGGTTCCGCCGCGGCTTCAAGGAAGAGCTGTTCCACTTCGACGGCACCCGGCGCGGCAGGCTCATCGACAGCCTGGGCGTTACCGGCCACATTGCCAAGGGCGTGGCCCTGGTACTCACCGGGCTGCTCTTCGTCATTGCCGCCGCCAAGCACAACCCGGACGAGTCCACCGGCCTGGACGGCAGCCTCAAGGCCCTGCAGGACCACCCGTTCGGGCCCGCCCTGCTGGTGGCCATTGGAGCGGGATTCATCGCCTATGGGATCTTCGCACTTGTCCGCTCGCGGTTCGGCCGCATGTAA